Proteins from a single region of Paenibacillus rhizovicinus:
- a CDS encoding IS3 family transposase: protein MDQTRSDKRFLQERVDRFTKREPASENGSGYFKASSADHGTKVAIIQNNRDKYSVSAMCDVLQIARSTFYYDTKEQLNEDDITEAIVEIFHNNRNAYGTRKIKVKLQERGFVVSRRRIGRIMNEQGLVSTYTVAQYKPHKTAPNEATTGNVLDREFEQEEAKRFVVSDLTYVKVQNRWHYICVLLDLFNREIIGHSAGPNKDAALISRAFASVQGDLRHIQWFHTDRGSEFKNQKIDELLGTFEIGRSLSAKGCPYDNAVAEATYKIMKTEFVNQMNFQSLRHLELELNDYVNWFNKHRIHGTLGYMTLFSIAKKPLKRLSDLLLTIQIFLPSS from the coding sequence CTGGATCAAACAAGATCAGACAAGCGGTTCCTTCAAGAACGAGTTGATCGCTTTACGAAAAGAGAACCAGCGTCTGAAAATGGAAGTGGATATTTTAAAGCAAGCAGCGCTGATCATGGGACGAAAGTAGCTATCATCCAGAATAACCGTGATAAATACTCGGTATCAGCAATGTGCGACGTCCTGCAAATCGCAAGAAGTACGTTTTACTACGACACGAAAGAACAATTGAACGAAGACGATATAACCGAAGCGATTGTAGAGATATTCCACAACAATCGAAATGCTTACGGAACAAGGAAGATCAAGGTAAAGCTCCAGGAACGCGGATTCGTCGTTTCCAGACGTAGAATTGGTCGGATTATGAACGAGCAAGGGCTAGTTTCTACCTACACTGTGGCTCAATATAAGCCCCATAAAACCGCTCCTAATGAAGCAACAACAGGGAATGTTTTGGACCGTGAGTTCGAGCAGGAGGAAGCAAAGCGCTTCGTTGTCAGCGATCTGACTTATGTAAAGGTTCAGAACCGGTGGCATTACATCTGTGTGCTGCTCGACTTGTTCAATCGAGAAATCATTGGCCACAGTGCAGGTCCGAATAAAGACGCTGCTCTGATTTCCCGCGCCTTTGCGAGCGTCCAGGGCGATTTGCGTCATATTCAATGGTTTCATACGGACCGTGGCAGCGAGTTTAAAAATCAAAAGATAGACGAGCTTCTGGGGACCTTTGAAATCGGCCGATCTCTAAGTGCGAAAGGCTGTCCATACGACAATGCTGTAGCCGAAGCCACCTACAAAATCATGAAAACAGAGTTCGTGAACCAAATGAACTTCCAGAGTCTTCGACACTTGGAACTGGAATTAAACGATTATGTTAATTGGTTCAACAAGCATCGCATTCATGGAACATTAGGCTATATGACGCTGTTCAGTATCGCCAAGAAGCCCTTAAAAAGGTTGTCTGATTTACTGTTGACAATCCAGATATTCCTGCCATCCTCATAG
- a CDS encoding AbrB/MazE/SpoVT family DNA-binding domain-containing protein: MRSTGIVRKVDELGRIVLPIELRRVIGVDIGASIEFYEDGRNIWIVNSKSDNLFKGFLAILNSVI; encoded by the coding sequence TTGCGAAGTACGGGAATTGTCCGCAAAGTCGATGAACTTGGTAGAATTGTCCTTCCGATCGAGTTGAGGCGTGTTATTGGGGTAGACATCGGGGCATCCATTGAGTTCTATGAGGATGGCAGGAATATCTGGATTGTCAACAGTAAATCAGACAACCTTTTTAAGGGCTTCTTGGCGATACTGAACAGCGTCATATAG
- a CDS encoding PadR family transcriptional regulator, translating into MPRNDNPIEKSASLGQMVKIHQVIDFFVLSDLMNGQRYHSEMEQLITQILGGVGVNDAYFSKRLFAMYEAGHVTRHWDGDNRYNRFYKITDAGLVYLKMLLQGELPERVKQAKRVYERIDAYIDKFGRMNLK; encoded by the coding sequence ATGCCACGAAATGATAATCCCATCGAGAAATCAGCTTCGCTTGGCCAGATGGTTAAGATTCATCAAGTCATTGACTTCTTTGTCCTTTCAGATTTGATGAATGGCCAGCGCTACCATAGCGAGATGGAACAGCTCATCACGCAAATCCTAGGCGGCGTCGGCGTCAACGATGCTTACTTTAGCAAACGCCTATTTGCTATGTATGAGGCTGGACACGTCACGCGGCATTGGGATGGAGATAACCGGTACAATCGGTTTTACAAAATCACCGACGCCGGCCTCGTGTATCTGAAGATGTTGCTGCAGGGCGAGCTGCCGGAGCGGGTTAAGCAAGCAAAGCGAGTATACGAGCGTATCGACGCCTATATTGATAAATTCGGGCGAATGAATCTGAAATAG
- a CDS encoding OadG family protein, with product MITVIIVLCLLVLITILLAKLLSSYSYTSKPKKTAYAEQQDAPRIYRKTFDIKTQYSSFSNRSSSSSTNTVAPRENKQNQNSRHSSDTGTATGSTNESFPLNVVLGAAVVSSITTENCHKNDDNPSHTHNHHQYENGHQQNIDSINTPDLTGDGGSNSGSGNSDY from the coding sequence ATGATAACTGTGATTATCGTATTGTGCCTACTAGTCCTAATCACCATTCTCCTCGCTAAGCTACTTAGTAGTTACAGCTACACGAGCAAGCCTAAGAAAACGGCTTATGCAGAGCAGCAGGACGCGCCTCGAATATACCGAAAAACGTTTGATATTAAAACGCAATACTCCTCCTTCTCTAATCGCTCGAGTTCATCTTCGACGAATACAGTCGCACCGCGTGAGAATAAGCAAAATCAAAATTCCCGTCATTCGTCTGACACTGGAACTGCTACTGGTTCAACTAACGAATCCTTTCCGCTGAATGTTGTTCTCGGAGCCGCAGTCGTTTCCTCTATTACGACAGAAAATTGCCATAAGAATGACGATAACCCATCTCATACTCACAACCATCATCAATACGAAAATGGCCACCAACAAAATATCGATTCAATTAATACTCCGGACTTAACAGGCGATGGAGGATCTAATTCCGGATCAGGCAATTCAGACTATTAA
- a CDS encoding ATP-dependent DNA helicase: MIWLEDFIERALGNGGHLSKLVQGYIPRAPQVLIASKVGQALEEGRHLMAEAGTGTGKSLGYLIPAAQWAVANKKTVVVCTHTIPLMTQIVNIELPRVQQILKMENHNLKYQLVKGKAHYACYKKLEGLWQESLRSNSQESKMIQRIFTKVSKEKIADRAAFGFDIDDPLWNRISASSCPAIKKPDNCMIEDLKEKMQKAHIIVTNHAFFFSDLIMRKKTGNGSLPPYDAVIFDEAHELEDVCCNIFEKEVNLNKFEQLFDFFFKREALNDLDKSLQLELTQLRQSFSQKLDQLYAAVGKEMENKAFKLVNEKIDVSEVCSILGDFIERAKSLKMKGVSDALDRLFESNDDLDFIGENAKKSWAYWATVRGRGDVSLHAAPLFPKAVLANGLFDKVPVVLASATISTNGTFSFFAGRCGVKEYDSLMVGSPFDYEKKTMIICPDDAPEPDSPAFLDYAAEKLQEVLMYSGGRMLVLFTSFDAMNQVARKFQQHCIDRGYTLLVQFPGCDRENIILQLKTNPRTIVLGCTSFWTGVDVAGDALTTLVIVKLPFPQPNEPLIQAQIALIEKANRNSFVDYMFPKMMIKLKQGFGRLNRSVKCQGAVIILDSRMRSKRYGKTVLKSLPKCKYSERLEDIVQILPV; this comes from the coding sequence GTGATATGGTTGGAAGATTTTATTGAGCGGGCTCTTGGTAATGGTGGTCATCTATCAAAGCTCGTCCAAGGATACATTCCGCGCGCGCCACAGGTTCTTATTGCATCAAAGGTTGGACAAGCCCTCGAAGAAGGAAGACATCTGATGGCGGAGGCCGGCACCGGAACGGGGAAGTCCCTGGGATATTTAATTCCGGCAGCTCAGTGGGCGGTCGCTAACAAGAAAACCGTTGTTGTCTGCACGCACACCATACCGCTCATGACACAAATCGTAAACATCGAGCTTCCGCGGGTTCAACAGATCCTGAAGATGGAGAATCATAATCTTAAATATCAGCTCGTAAAGGGAAAAGCCCATTACGCCTGTTATAAAAAACTAGAAGGTCTTTGGCAAGAGTCCTTGCGTAGCAACAGCCAGGAATCAAAGATGATTCAGCGCATTTTCACAAAGGTCAGCAAAGAGAAGATTGCGGACCGAGCTGCATTTGGGTTTGATATCGACGACCCTCTGTGGAACCGGATATCTGCCTCATCGTGTCCGGCTATTAAGAAGCCTGACAACTGCATGATTGAAGATTTGAAAGAGAAGATGCAAAAGGCTCATATTATTGTAACAAACCATGCCTTCTTCTTTAGCGATCTAATTATGCGGAAAAAGACTGGGAACGGTTCGCTCCCGCCATACGATGCCGTTATCTTTGACGAAGCACACGAGCTCGAGGATGTCTGCTGTAATATCTTCGAGAAGGAAGTGAACCTGAACAAGTTTGAGCAGCTATTCGACTTCTTCTTCAAACGTGAAGCGCTCAATGATTTGGATAAGAGTCTTCAACTCGAGCTCACCCAATTACGTCAATCCTTCTCGCAGAAGTTGGATCAACTATATGCGGCGGTAGGGAAAGAGATGGAGAACAAGGCATTCAAGCTCGTTAATGAGAAGATTGACGTCTCCGAGGTTTGCTCGATCCTTGGCGATTTCATCGAGCGGGCGAAATCGTTAAAAATGAAAGGCGTATCTGATGCACTTGATCGACTCTTCGAATCCAATGATGATTTAGACTTCATTGGCGAAAATGCCAAGAAGTCATGGGCATATTGGGCAACCGTACGCGGCCGCGGAGACGTTTCGCTACATGCAGCACCATTATTCCCTAAAGCGGTTCTCGCAAACGGCTTGTTTGATAAAGTGCCGGTTGTACTCGCCAGCGCGACGATCTCTACGAACGGGACGTTTTCCTTCTTTGCCGGTCGCTGCGGGGTGAAGGAGTACGATAGCCTGATGGTGGGCAGCCCCTTTGATTACGAAAAGAAAACGATGATCATCTGTCCGGACGACGCTCCGGAGCCGGATAGCCCCGCATTTCTCGACTATGCAGCTGAGAAATTGCAAGAAGTGCTAATGTACTCCGGCGGCCGCATGCTGGTCCTGTTTACGAGCTTCGATGCGATGAACCAAGTAGCTCGAAAATTCCAGCAGCACTGCATCGATCGTGGATACACCTTGCTCGTACAATTCCCCGGTTGCGATCGGGAAAATATCATTCTCCAGCTGAAAACAAATCCTAGGACGATCGTCCTCGGCTGTACCAGTTTTTGGACCGGTGTTGACGTTGCAGGGGATGCTTTGACGACGCTCGTCATTGTGAAGCTGCCTTTTCCGCAGCCGAATGAACCGCTCATCCAGGCGCAGATAGCGTTAATCGAAAAGGCGAATCGGAACAGCTTCGTGGACTACATGTTCCCGAAGATGATGATAAAGCTTAAACAGGGGTTTGGCCGACTTAATCGGTCAGTCAAATGCCAAGGCGCGGTCATCATTCTGGATAGTCGGATGAGGAGCAAACGTTACGGCAAGACAGTTCTAAAGAGCCTTCCCAAGTGTAAATACAGCGAGAGATTAGAAGATATCGTACAAATTCTACCTGTTTGA
- a CDS encoding metal-dependent hydrolase — MMGKSHLVISTGVTLSVLGMANQHITLPIAAVTVVSALLPDIDEPNSLLLSRTIPTRILRFIQLALVALGGFLFFFSQAYAPWNIVLAALIGVVSFMPTRSLRNVAMILIGAGLILFGHTYIPWSYIIGSLIILCALLPHRGLTHTVYGVAGWAAILYFSTASYDDTIWLAGGLSYLLHLLADSLTNRGIRPLHPFEWRLKLNLMSTGTKMGSVVESGFVLLTVALVYLVFFRTGSI, encoded by the coding sequence ATGATGGGAAAATCCCATTTGGTTATCAGTACGGGCGTCACCTTGAGCGTTTTAGGAATGGCCAATCAACATATCACGCTGCCGATCGCCGCGGTAACGGTGGTTAGCGCGCTTCTACCGGACATCGATGAACCTAATTCGCTCCTGCTGTCCCGTACGATCCCGACTCGTATCCTCCGTTTTATCCAACTGGCGCTTGTCGCGCTTGGCGGTTTTCTCTTCTTCTTTAGCCAGGCATACGCCCCGTGGAATATCGTATTGGCTGCCCTTATTGGCGTTGTATCCTTCATGCCCACCAGATCGCTGCGTAACGTAGCAATGATCTTGATCGGCGCCGGCTTGATTCTCTTTGGACATACCTATATTCCGTGGAGCTACATCATCGGCAGCCTCATCATTCTCTGCGCGCTCCTTCCGCACCGTGGGCTAACGCATACGGTGTATGGAGTAGCAGGATGGGCAGCGATCCTCTATTTTTCAACGGCTAGTTACGACGATACCATCTGGCTAGCCGGCGGTTTATCGTATCTGTTACATCTCTTAGCCGACTCACTGACCAATCGCGGGATTCGCCCCTTACACCCATTCGAATGGCGTCTGAAATTGAATCTTATGAGCACCGGCACTAAGATGGGCTCCGTCGTAGAAAGCGGGTTCGTTCTTTTAACCGTTGCTCTTGTATATCTCGTATTTTTCCGTACCGGATCTATCTAA
- a CDS encoding response regulator transcription factor, whose translation MNLDICELQEHPYVSMLFRDVQQKFNLTRREGQVLELLMLNGSTNRVLSDELNLSEKTVKNHVASIQRKLNVNSSRELQAVIFRDALLPAFMFSAAQKKPIEGSRSYVALSS comes from the coding sequence ATGAATCTCGATATTTGTGAGCTGCAGGAGCATCCCTATGTCAGCATGCTCTTCAGAGACGTACAACAAAAGTTCAATCTCACCCGTAGAGAGGGGCAAGTTCTCGAGCTTCTTATGCTGAACGGATCAACGAATCGAGTGCTTAGTGACGAACTGAACCTGTCCGAAAAAACTGTTAAAAATCACGTGGCCAGTATCCAGCGGAAGCTCAACGTAAACTCTAGCCGCGAGCTGCAGGCAGTTATTTTCCGGGACGCGCTTCTCCCGGCATTTATGTTTTCGGCCGCTCAAAAAAAGCCCATTGAAGGAAGTCGTTCCTATGTTGCTTTATCATCTTAA
- a CDS encoding ThiF family adenylyltransferase codes for MIKLLDFHKESRKIYGGSMNRIFYYIVMIGCGGNGGYAVQRITKMLYAFEHVKSFLMLADPDTVEEKNLLRQPFIHSDIGKKKADILAKRYGATYGLKIGSSSDGYIESVEQLEALFSHTDYMHASGQVIQNVLIGAVDNDYSRNIMNDFFNKRDDLIYIDAGIEGVMLPGGGAKPEEEWTEEENREHRESGYSGQIVVGVKKNGHVVLPPLNDVYPIDAKDAIPPSHSCGVVPYQPQRMIANEMAAFQITAVMNELFATNSVLVHVLNFNARMAACRPVFAEDVAVYPASFNSDPDTSEDDDEQDEGNELQDQE; via the coding sequence ATGATTAAATTACTGGATTTTCATAAGGAATCCCGAAAAATTTACGGCGGTTCGATGAACCGGATTTTCTACTATATCGTCATGATCGGCTGCGGCGGGAACGGCGGGTATGCCGTGCAGCGCATTACCAAAATGCTATACGCATTCGAGCATGTAAAATCGTTTCTCATGCTTGCTGATCCGGACACGGTAGAGGAGAAGAATCTGCTTCGCCAACCCTTTATTCACTCAGATATCGGGAAGAAAAAAGCGGATATTCTGGCTAAACGCTATGGTGCAACCTACGGCCTTAAAATCGGCTCCTCGTCTGATGGGTATATCGAATCGGTAGAGCAGCTGGAAGCCCTGTTCTCGCATACGGACTATATGCATGCCAGCGGGCAGGTTATCCAGAATGTGCTTATCGGAGCGGTAGACAACGACTACTCCCGGAACATCATGAACGATTTCTTCAATAAGAGAGACGATCTGATCTATATCGATGCCGGCATTGAAGGCGTCATGCTTCCGGGAGGCGGTGCCAAGCCCGAAGAAGAATGGACCGAAGAAGAGAACCGGGAGCATCGGGAAAGCGGTTATTCCGGTCAGATCGTTGTTGGCGTAAAGAAGAACGGTCACGTTGTTCTTCCACCGCTCAATGATGTCTACCCGATCGATGCGAAGGATGCTATTCCACCTTCGCACAGCTGCGGTGTCGTGCCTTACCAGCCGCAGCGAATGATCGCAAACGAGATGGCCGCATTTCAGATTACGGCCGTCATGAACGAATTGTTCGCGACGAACTCTGTTCTTGTTCATGTGCTTAATTTCAACGCGCGAATGGCAGCATGCCGGCCCGTATTCGCGGAAGACGTCGCGGTTTATCCCGCTTCGTTCAATAGCGATCCTGACACATCGGAAGACGATGACGAACAGGATGAAGGCAACGAGCTGCAGGACCAAGAGTGA